AAgtagttttaaaaatgtaacacaAGAGACCCGTAAACCGTTAAATCAACTTAAACATCAATTGTGATGACAAGATAAGACACATAATCGAATATGACACGGTTGAGAAAAAACTTACACATTGACATATACTATCCTCAAAGTTTAAGTTTTATAACTTGTACTGACGCGTACTCTAAATACgtacttaaaaaaatcaaaacaaattaaaaatcgaaatacAGTATTGGAACTACTTCAACAATTTCTCCAAGCCAAAGTACTTATGGCAGATTATGAACCGAGCTTTACattggaaaaatttaaatgtttttcacaAAGGTGCGGATTAATTTTACATTACGCAGATCCGAGGCACAGTAGCTGAAACGGACATGAGTAACGGGCACATTACCAGGAATATAATCAgagtatttattaaaaaaaaatataaaccttTTGACATTCTTTATAATGAAAtctaacataaaaatattccctgaatattgaaaacaaatttcaaataaaaatgctatAAGCTCATAATAAGAACAggaaaaatacaatataaagaaatataagaaaaaaattaacctTAGTTTAAAggtataaaaaggaaataattgaGGAGATACgcccaaaaatatatagataatattaagaattagtaaactacattttattttgtaacttACAGAAAATGCATTCCATAATACCTATTCAATCAATCATAATAttggaaaatacaaaataattgattaCTCGAACGATGAATTTATTGTGTTCAAAGACAAAAAGGATGTTCTAACATATTAATCATACAACAATTTATTCcatataactaatttaaattactattaagaaataaaaaatataaaattagacAATATAAAAAGGGATTCAAATAAAAGGTCGCAATAGGAAATTAAATACAACataaaattaatcaaattaattttatcccATTTAATATCGGAAAGATCAAAAAGGGGAATAAATTTGTTATGCACCGTTTGGAAGTGGTTGGCTAGAACTCTggatattgattttattaaagtacaaaataaaatcaatgattgaattgaaaatagtaataaaaaatctatttccACTCAAAATCATTGAAGGAAATATAATCTCTTTCTGaagatttcaaaaaagtttttatagatCAAGATCAAGAAAACGTCTTTTTCGATTGTTAGCATTTAACCTAAAAATTGTATGGATACTATAAACATTgcaaaaatttatgtttttaatacaacaattttaagaaatgaagataataaaaaaatattataacacaaacaaaatgtattaattatcGCCGACATAATGTATGTCTCTGTATTCAAAATCGACCTacataaataacatttaataatgTGTTTCAAAATGCACAAATACATATTAtggaataattacattaaaaaaataactctTTAATAGTTATTGCcctttaagttaaaaaaaaacgttctTTACCCGATTATTAAACGACAGTTTCAGCAtgagcttttattttaaacaaaaattaaagttctAGAAGCTTAACAAACCGTGATTCGGTGGATAAGATTTTTGAATTAAGAAGACAGTTTTTTTCCGAGTGAAATAGCGATCGTCTTTATACGTGAATTTGTGAATTAAGGTCTAACaccaataaaaaacttaaaaaaataaatatataattttttaattaacggCATCCTTGATAGAGAGTGCGGCAATGATTTCGCACTTGCTTCGCAGCGGAGATAAGAATTGTGGTGTTTGTATCCTGCTTCCTGGGCTAAACCTTCCCTAAGGTCTCTCTAACTTGCAGGCCATTGGGTAATCTTTGCTCTCTGCCTTGGGTAATAAACGACGGTGTGTAACCACTGGATTCCGAAACGCGAGCATGATTTCCATTTCTTTGGTCCTCCAGTTAGCAATTTGGCCGTCGCGCTGCGCACCGGCACCAACTCAGTCTACTTGGAGAACCAGTCTATTACTActagcagcatttggttgtcGTGCAATGAATGCGGCAGGGATCCAACAAACTCCACACTTACCGTAGCGCATGGTTCCTCTGGCGCCAGATAATGGCCGTCCGTTATTCAAAAAAACGAAAGTTTTTGATTTCAGCTGGACAACAGAGCGTTCCGTATgacaatattttacatttggGCCCGGTACGATACGTAATCGCCATGAGAAGTGGCTTGCGCTACTATTGTGATGAATGCGTTGCGTATGAAACCCAGGTAACTTCTATAAGTCTACTTAAACAGCCGTAGAAATATGGATCTGCTTGTGGCGCTTGAGTCGCAGCTCACTAGACGTATGCTATCTGAGCCTGATTTTCCTAAGCGTAAAACCAAagcgaaaacaaattttttttatcggCTGAGTCCTGACCTTTCATCTCTGGACATTTCTGCCTATATTCGTAACAAAACTCATATGGATGATCTAAATGTTGaatattttagttttccaTATGCTAGGGAAGTGTCATCATTTAGGATCGGTATCCCCTATGCTCAGCCGATTTTTGGCCTGTAGGCATTTTTGTTAAAGAGTACGAAgctaaaaaatagaaaattcgTTTAAAGGAAGTTGGAAATCCCAAACCATCTACATCTACACCTTcatctatttaaaaaaaaaaaaatagattttttctTCTGGTTTCCTATCAAAATACAAGGGGCTTACAAAGTAATGTAAACAAATTGTATATTGATAGATTTTCCATTTCTTCCCATGTTATTCTGTTTCCAAGGACCCGACTTACAGTTCGTCCCAAAGTGAAGGCGGATGTTAAATTGAAGTTGGCTCAGAGCTAATGTCTGAAGTAATTACCTTACTAGAACCCGTATTGACCAACGCTGGAGCTGACTATTGACACGGGTACAAAAGAGCATACACTATCGGAAAAATCAGCTAAACGCCTTACCTGCTTTCGTAGAGCAAACGTTATAACTGGCTCCAATTGGTCTAATCTGTGCTTATGTACTAATGTTACTGAAgctgttaatatattttaaaatgcgtTAAACACAGTTTTTGATACATGcgttccaaaaaaaaatgtcgtAGAACTTTAAGCCAACCTCCGTGGCTTATTAAAGAATTGGCACGACTAAAAAATGTAAGGTCTAATCTATAGAAAGTTTAGAGCTTCCGGTTTGCAAACTGTCTTTTCTCGATATTTAAGTACTCGGTTTAATTTTACCGTGCTCAACACGTTACACGTTACAAAAACTATTTAGCTCGTTGGAGGACCAAGTTTAAAAAAAccgttttattatttagttaaCGCAAAACGTAAATCTGTTTTAATGTAAAGTTTTCCATCATCactaaaatttgaaaattcggCCGCAAATGCCGATCCTGTTATTAGTGAAAGCGTACTTCTTTTAGATTTGCAAAGGGTAAAATCACTCTACTTTTCCTGGATGTGTGTTAAGACTTTGCTCTTAGACTTTGTGTAAACCATTGCACTCTCTATCTTGTCCTTAGAAATTACAAATTATCTTCCTCTAGTCTTAACGAAGTCATGTGTGTATGCAATATTATGATCCTGCAGAAAGCTTAGGTTTACAATCTGATCTTAATGCACTTCAAACATGGTGCATGGCTCTAAGTATAAGCTAATGATTTTTTTTCGTTTCAGCCCTCACTATTCAACTTATACTTTGACGGGTTGTGAGTTAGATAGGATAACGCATGCTGATGACCTTGAGACCATATGAAtcctaaacataaattttctgaTCACATTACTACCATTGTGAGTAAATCCAGGAGTGTGCTTGCATTTATCAAAAGGTGATCGAAAGAATTTGATGATCCCTATGTGACATAAACTGTGTTTATTTCATTAGTCTAACTAATTCTTGAGTATTGCGCTCCTGTTTGGAGTCTCCAATATGGGGTGCATATAGACCGGATTAAGtgtgtaaaaaaaattcttagtATTTGAATTAACTGAAATACAAGTCTATTACTGCCATTCTACTTTAGTAGACTACTTCTTTTTAACTTACCATCATTAGCTATCTTTTTTATGGAAATGTGAAGAGTCCCGAGTAACTGGGTCGTCTGCACGGTGAACGATCTCCACGCGTAACCagcattgcttggtgtcgtaaagGCCACTTTtttgtactgaccatagtGCATCGAAGTTCAAGACTTGTCATATACTCTCACGTGTGCTCTTGCGTCTCAGTGCATACCTGGCCAATAGTTTCGGGCTGCCAGATGTGCTATTGTCCTCTAACTTCCTGCGTGGCCATCGGACTGTGAATCAAGGTTTTCTTTCAGGCCGATCATCTTCCATGTTGTGACATCCTCGCTGCCCGCTCTATGTGGTATATTTCTGTATTGTTTTTAGCGCATTTCCTCAATCCAGCTGCATTTTTCAGAATCTTCCGCCTCGAAGCGTCTCTGGTAGTTGTAGCCTTAAAAAAGCGTCTACCACCACGTTGAACTGTCCCTTCCGAAGTCGTACTGCTTCAACTCCCAtttggcgatccttcctgacgGGATTTCTGTGCTATTGAGTTCAGTTCAGCGCCATATAGTCGGTTACTATTTTAAGTGGTAACCTTCCATATAAGGTGAGCTTGAGCTAATtcccaaacactccttctcggtcgtggagcaGTGTTCTCAGCGCCGTTGCAACAATATTTATAGCTCGCTCAATTTGAAAGACATCAGGATGAAACTTTACCGATTCTTTTTTGAGTACTTTTAGGCAACATGTGTATCCTATAGCTGTAATATAGTTTTTGCGTTTGCTAACGCAGCTAAATCTGCAGCTTGCCTTCCTCGGGATCTATTTCCTTTTGCCTGGAAGTGGTCGACTGACATTAAGGTTTTTAAAACTTCTATGACTGATTCGGTTTGAATCCAACTAGCATAATCTTTTTGAAATAACTTCAAGTTCGATTTGCACTTGCTCTACAATCGGTGTAAGCAGTAGCTAATTGTTTTGTCTTTTGCGAGCAAAATCCTCTCCAGTTTGGGTAGATCACAACTAGCTACTttggctttaaaaaataaataaattttttccaaATGGAAAACAACTATAAGTTGCAAAACTTAAGGTTATTTACTACAAAATTAAGTTTAGGAAAAAGTGGAAATAAGTAGCGATTCTGTCGACATATATTGGAACAAACATTAAACCTCTACAAATCTTAATAGGCTTCAGAAGTGGACCGTTTAAACCCAGTGCAAAAGTACAACTTTGGCGTATCCCGGCGTAAAGCTCTTTACGTCAAGTGGATTTGAGCAGGTCCTAGCGCGATCAGCCAAAAGGGAGAGCGatcgatcagtacggtctcgagtggagttttccaggagagcctacggttccgagTCGTGAAATCCCGGCTTGGCGAATGCCCGAGACCCCCAGTACTAGAAGCCACTCCAAGACCAGCCACGCAGcaaggagcagttcgcaggacccCGCCTTTAGCAAGAAAAACACCACATCGCGACAGACCGAGCTCTGCGGAAACATCACGAACAATaggcgaaagggtgaggctagggtggaatgTTCGTATACACTAGGCCCAGAAGCGAATTGAAGTGCGAGGCAGATTCCGAGTGTTTACCTTGACTGCCCGTGCGATCTGAGCAGAAATCCCAGTAGGACCATCCGGGGCAGAGCAAGCGAAAGGCAGTCTTTGTCaaaaggagtgatcctggagagcgcGTCTTTTCGAGCTCCCTTGAGGTAGCGATATGGCTCCTTGacttgttcattttttatctTGACTGAATTGGACGGATTAACTACTCGTGGTCAACTATTGATCCTTCCAACGCTGGACCTGGTACCATTATTCCCCGGCTGCTCCTTCTCTGCGTACAGCACCACGCCAGGGTTCAAAGTCCAGGGTTTTAGTGTTCGACCTCTCGGTCTCTGCGCACGGCCCTCGACTAGGGGTTAAAATACAGCGATCTACCGTTATTCCTATTCAACTACTCACAATACTCGAAGTATTCTATTTTAATATGCCAAAATTAAGGGGTGACAATATAGTTGTATCCTTAAACATTCATCACCTTAATTGGTAAAGCGCAACTCgagatatttttaatacagGGATACCAAAAAAACTGTATTAAtaacatataaatttatataagagttggcgtggcaccctgctgaataCACTGGCCCAAGAAACTCAATCACAATACTGCATATTAAATGATAAACTGCCATCAATTTCCAATATGTTTTTTCTGTAGCTTTTATTCTTTACATAGTTAAAGCTCTGTCACAACCGATTAGTTTTAGTTATAAGAAAAGAGTTTTACAATTCAATAACATTTAGTGTCCGTCGCAGCGGATTACTTGATTTGCAGTAGTTTTTGTTGATCATGGCTGACGGATATGAAGAGCTGCATCAGGGTCAAGCGATCGAAGTCCTCGCTGCTTTTGTCTTATCTTATAAAATGAATCTTTCTTCAATGGATATTTTATAAGCAATATTATTTGCAATAAACTCATATGTAAGcgatgaatacattttcatgtACTGGTTTGTaggtttgtttattttattttcgattttgAAGTGCTTAATTGGGCTCTAGTTCCCAATGTATTTGGAAAAATCGTTGTTATAGGTAGAGTTGGTACCCATAATCCTTGCCTTTGAGCTATTTTTAATCTTGACGTCAACTGTTTCTTCCATTTTGTTCGTCGATTTTGAAACCATGTTTTAATTTGAACTTCCGTCAAAGAAAGGGACTTTGACAGTTCAACTCGCTTACCAACACTAAGATATTTATTAACGTTAAACTCTTTTTCAAGTTTTTCCAATTGTGATGCATTGTAGGCTTGGCGAGGTTTTCTGTCAGTAAACTGCTTTCGTAattgttttcctttaaaaaagttaaatatttaggaaaactttaaaattttaaattaaattggatatAATACCTCGAAAGTTAATGGCGTTTGTCATGTAAGGACTAGAAATATTTGTTGCACGGTATATTAAGGGAAAGTCGCTTGTTTTATCAAATGCACAACAAACCTGAGGTACTGAGTCCTCTTcatttgaaataatatttttgaaaaattgtatatctcTATATTggtttttatgaataaatttgAAGTCGTCCATTCCTTGACAACCGCctaaaataacataaaaattcaaataatttatagttaaaaaacactatatttatattttgtatcttaattaaaatgtaatcataaatgttttaatgaattaataataataaaaacccaaaaaattaaaatgaatttattacTAACGGTCCGGTAAAAAGCTGTCGTGTTACCCCAATACATATTgacattttaaatcaaatttgacATTTATGAGAATTAGAATGGGAATGGCACTCAACTGAAACAAACATGAACATAACTAATTTAAAcacttttcttaaaaaagaacgCTGTAGTCCAGTTCCTCTACCCGTTACAcagttatttaatttttaaattcatagaatttaatgattttattcCACCGTAGGGAAACAGTAGAACGATCCAAAAACGGTAGCGTtatacattttgtatttttattttgtgcaaCGAATACATTTCGTATGgcgaaactttatttttgccAACTTTTCTGGtgtatttcaattaaaaatcgtTAATCTTAACATAAATTAGCTTAgatacatttataatttaaaagctAGGTAAGTGCAAAAATTTTAGGGTCATGAAATGTAACCACGTTTTtgacctggtgcattctgtttgatTTATGAAAGTGAAGCAGCTGGCTATTTAAATTGTGTGCTGcgacacatttttattttataacaaatttcgaaaagtttaacataaaatagatataatcaagttaaacaaattttttaagcaCTATCCTTTTTTAGGAGCGTTGGCCCTGGCCAACTCAGAAGACTCGGACTTATATTTAAGGAATGCGATAACGAACGTAAAGAATAAGTTTacatatgttaaacaagaaaggaagttaacttcggcaagccgaagtttgtatacccttgcagttataaaaaataatcaataattttactaaattgaattctaaattcttaaaaatataatattttaaaaagccccaaagctgtttcacattatttcccaccaattatcctattgttcctatgacagctttatgaaatagtcgtccaattttaataaaaattaattcgaaattcagaactaattaaaaaatgttattttcaagcttataaggttatatgttgaaaaacacaaaagatataagttttatttcaagttttcctactaattttccaattgttcatggcagctatatgatatagtcgtccgattttataaaatttaattcaaaaccaaataaaagatgttatttccaagcgtaggaggttataagttaaaaaacatggtagatataatttttcaatattattttaccactaattttccgattgctcctatgggagctatatgatatagttgtccgattttgatcaaatttaattcgaaattcaaaactaatttaaaaatgttatattcaaacttagaaatatatatgttaaaaaacaagagagacataattttgtttaattttttccccgatagttcctatgggagctataagatatagttgtccgatccggctggttccgacttatatactacctgcaatagaaataagacttttgggaaagtttcagcccgatagctttaaaaatgagagactagtttgcgtagctatatcttatagctcccataggaactatcggggaaaaaattaaaaaaaattatatctttggtgttttttagcatatacctttctaagcttggatatgacatttttaaattagttctgaatttcgaattgcatttgatcaaaatcggataactatatcatatagctcccataggaacaatcggaaaattagaggtaaaataatagggaaaaattatatcttcggtgttttttaacgtataacctcctactcttggaagtaacattttttatttggttttgaatttggaattaaattttatcaaaatcggacagttatatcatatagctgccataggaacgatcgcaaattattcggaaaacataaaaaaaatatatatctttcgtgttttttaacatataaccttataagcttgaaaataacattttgtaatgagttctgaatttcgaattaaattttattaaaatcggacgaatatatcatatagctgtcataggaacgatcggataattggtgggaaataatatgaaacaaattatagctttggggctttttgacatattatcttataatattaagaatatacatttttatatttttaagaatttcgaatttaatttaataaaatttttgaggagtcgtttgacccctcacaaatagcgccaacaacaacagcagccatcggcaatagcaacagcagccagcggcaacaacaacagcagctaacaacaaaacaaaaccttcgcgaataactttgtaaaaactgtgtacagttcacttaatatgtaagcttaaccaataattgtaagatttgtagttatattggtACACAATAATTATCTTAGCTAAGCCCAAGCGATAGGTTCTGTTTAtctttccccctccgttctcgcatcatcagtagccacacacacacacacaccaggagagcaacgaaatattcaccacgaaaagtgctcgcgtgagcagcgccgcagaggagcaagcgagagaggacatgcgatcgagcaggaaaacaacccccgaaaattggcacacgccaagggaagagcgaaagaaaaggagtaccgaaacttcgaccaagaccagcggcggagcattCGGGTTCagcgtgtgtgagtgtgtgcgtgagacCGAGACTgatgagtgagtggagtgaaccgcattttggccagcgagggtcccgtgcaatgagaaatttttCGAAGGCCTCGaagcggcttcgcccagagtaggctagaatttatatattattttttttttttctttgactactttgatttctttttctgcCGAGCCTGACCACACCGAGAGAAAGGGGTGGACCCAACTTTAGAAAACCTGTTGCTCattagttaaataaatatttctcagatatttaaaataccacGCATTGCCACGTCCTCTTTCCAAAGGAATtcgggaaatatttttaatggaaaatttagATCTTCTTCTGCCACTGTATCGGCTGTATTGAGCCAACTAGCGCCCGACTACAcggggaaaacaaaataaaataaaagtagaAACTCGGGttacaaataaatcaataaaatgctttaataaatttatttcttaggaaagaataaaaatttagctggccacgcataaatataaatatttcaagacaaatgcctagattcgaggccataaattctgccctagggaaaagttttctccataatcgatcctctctctctcggccttctcgtagcgaattctatgagccaggcccaaatgcgcgttactgCTGACCCGTTTCGCTCTGagcagacaccgaataaactatttctctcactccgtaccccggtggctggccCTCTACATCTCACGGCATCCAACCGATAttcgtcctagacctttttgtcccatatttttacaaatattttattttacaaatatagagaccctggcgggactaagtatatcccagccgacgagacttctttacagaatGGCGCCCAAGTAGGGACATGGGGTTAACGAAATTTTAGACGACCTAAAGATGGCCTAAAGATCACGTGGCCAGCAAATCACGTGAGGAACAAACACATACAGGCAGATGATCGgagagagggagagcgagAGCCCTCAAGGTTAGCCAACTCAGGTCACGAGAGTTTCGAGGTAGGGAAAAGCTAACGTATACTCCCAACAGCTcagccattttgtttttcgtttcacTCTCATCGTCGTCCCTCTCACACGAGCAGGAGTCGATCGAGTACAGGCAACGGGATCACATCGGTTGGGGGCTTCTCATACAACCGTCGCCAAGTCAACACGTGCATCGGCAGCTCTCTAAAACATCGTcgtggaaaaatttaaaactacctCGTCGTCGAAGAAAATTTAATCACCGTCGAGAAAATGGAGGAATTAAATCGTCGTTTGACATCGGATTGTGGTCGTTGCACGTGGGAATTCAGTAAATTCTTggtgacaaataaaataaaagtttcgaTGAAGATTTTAACCAGTTCGAACCTCGTTTAACCCTCGTTCAAGAATTCCTATCGAAATTTTTTCCGTTCACCGACTCCGAACCCACACCCACCGGGTCCAACGTAGCTTCAGGTGCCAGCACTAGAAGGCAGAGCTGCCGCCCATGTAGTTGGAGACACGGAGATCCATCCGGTCAAGCGGGATATTTTTCCCAGGAAAGCAGAGATGTCCGCAGCCACGCCAGCGGAGAAGCTGAAGAATTGGGGAATCCCTTTTGACGGAACCACGGACCCCATCACCTTCATCCAACATACGAAGTTGACGTGGAGAAGATCCGCAGGCCATCCCTGGTCTTTTGACTGATACAGCTGATCAATGGTTTCGGACAAGCCAGCTGCTAGGAGAATCTTGACCGAACTTCAAGAAGGCGTTTCTTGACTTCTTTCTGCCGCCCAGGTACTTTCAGCGACTCGAGGATGAGATCCGCACCAGAGATCAGCGACGAGAAGAGACTTTCAAACAATACCTAGTCAATATCAGACTCATGATGCACAGAGCGGGGTATAATGCGGAGCAGGAGTTGGAACGTATCTATGAAAATCTCCAACCGGAGTATCAGATGTACGCAAGGAGGCACGACTTCACCACTTTGGAACAAGTTTACCGCTagtaaactacgaggtcaCCCGCAATCGGAGCACGAGAGGAGTCTTCGCCCCCTCGGGGAGCGGACGAAGACTGCCTACAAAAATCTCCGGAATTAGTAGAAATTTTACATGTTCAGTCGAGCAGAATTATTGCGCAGGTGCTTATCGAGGGTCAGGAGTTAAACGCTACTATAAACACCGGAGCTAGCAGAAGCTTCGTGAGCGAACTAGTTGTTCAACGTGTAGGGACACCACATAACGTACGGTCGCTACACACTCATGTCAGCCTGGCGGAAGGCTCACGCAAGGAGGTAACCAAGTCTCTGGTAGCCAAAGTCCGGTTGGACCAACGTAAGGTCACCTTTCGACTGCTAGTTTTCCCTTCGATCATGGAAGACATGCTATTGGGCATGGACTTCCTGTGTGGCGTGTTTGCCTCTCTCCAATACGGCCGCGCTTCGTTGCAGCTGAACCCTCTCCTAATAAGCAGTCCCACAA
This window of the Drosophila biarmipes strain raj3 chromosome 3L, RU_DBia_V1.1, whole genome shotgun sequence genome carries:
- the LOC108027473 gene encoding homeobox protein ceh-19 isoform X6, which gives rise to MTYTKAVVKEWTTSNLFIKTNIEIYNFSKILFQMKRTQYLSPYMTNAINFRGKQLRKQFTDRKPRQAYNASQLEKLEKEFNVNKYLSVGKRVELSKSLSLTEVQIKTWFQNRRTKWKKQLTSRLKIAQRQGLWVPTLPITTIFPNTLGTRAQLSTSKSKIK
- the LOC108027473 gene encoding homeobox protein ceh-19 isoform X5, coding for MDFHARAVVKEWTTSNLFIKTNIEIYNFSKILFQMKRTQYLSPYMTNAINFRGKQLRKQFTDRKPRQAYNASQLEKLEKEFNVNKYLSVGKRVELSKSLSLTEVQIKTWFQNRRTKWKKQLTSRLKIAQRQGLWVPTLPITTIFPNTLGTRAQLSTSKSKIK